A part of Escherichia marmotae genomic DNA contains:
- the truD gene encoding tRNA pseudouridine(13) synthase TruD — protein sequence MIEFDNLTYLHGKPQGTGLLKANPEDFVVVEDLGFEPDGEGEHILVRVLKNGCNTRFVADALAKFLKIHAREVSFAGQKDKHAVTEQWLCARVPGKEMPDLSAFQLEGCQVLEYARHKRKLRLGALKGNAFTLVLREVSNRDDVEQRLIDICVKGVPNYFGAQRFGIGGSNLQGALRWAQTNTPVRDRNKRSFWLSAARSALFNQIVAERLKKADVNQVVDGDALQLAGRGSWFVATNDEMAKLQRRVNDKELMITAALPGSGEWGTQREALAFEQAAVADETELQALLVREKVDAARRAMLLYPQQLSWNWWDDVTVEIRFWLPAGSFATSVVRELINTTGDYAHIAE from the coding sequence ATGATTGAGTTTGATAATCTCACTTACCTCCACGGCAAACCGCAAGGCACCGGGCTGCTGAAAGCCAACCCGGAAGACTTTGTGGTGGTGGAAGATTTAGGCTTTGAGCCTGATGGTGAAGGTGAGCATATTCTGGTGCGGGTGCTTAAAAACGGTTGCAATACCCGGTTTGTGGCGGACGCACTGGCAAAATTCCTGAAAATTCATGCTCGTGAAGTCAGCTTCGCGGGGCAGAAAGACAAACATGCCGTTACGGAACAGTGGTTATGCGCGCGTGTACCGGGCAAAGAAATGCCTGATCTGAGTGCGTTTCAACTGGAAGGTTGCCAGGTGCTGGAGTATGCGCGGCACAAGCGTAAGCTGCGTTTAGGGGCGCTGAAAGGTAACGCCTTTACCCTGGTGCTACGCGAAGTGAGCAATCGCGATGACGTTGAACAGCGTCTGATCGATATTTGCGTGAAAGGTGTACCGAACTACTTTGGTGCGCAACGTTTTGGTATTGGCGGCAGTAACTTGCAGGGAGCGCTGCGCTGGGCGCAAACGAATACTCCGGTGCGCGATCGCAATAAACGCAGTTTTTGGTTGTCGGCAGCCCGTAGTGCGTTGTTTAATCAGATTGTTGCTGAGCGCCTCAAAAAAGCGGACGTTAATCAAGTTGTTGACGGCGATGCGCTACAATTAGCCGGGCGTGGTAGCTGGTTTGTTGCTACTAACGATGAAATGGCGAAATTACAGCGTCGCGTCAACGATAAAGAGCTGATGATTACCGCTGCTTTGCCCGGTAGCGGCGAGTGGGGAACCCAGCGTGAGGCGCTGGCATTCGAACAAGCGGCGGTTGCCGACGAAACTGAATTGCAAGCATTACTGGTACGCGAAAAAGTAGACGCCGCGCGCAGAGCGATGCTGTTATATCCACAACAATTAAGCTGGAACTGGTGGGATGACGTCACCGTAGAAATCCGTTTCTGGCTTCCGGCGGGAAGTTTTGCAACCAGCGTTGTCAGGGAACTTATCAACACAACAGGTGATTATGCGCATATTGCTGAGTAA
- the ispF gene encoding 2-C-methyl-D-erythritol 2,4-cyclodiphosphate synthase — protein sequence MRIGHGFDVHAFGGEGPIIIGGVRIPYEKGLLAHSDGDVALHALTDALLGAAALGDIGKLFPDTDPAFKGADSRELLREAWRRIQAKGYTLGNVDVTIIAQAPKMLPHIPQMRVFIAEDLGCHMDDVNVKATTTEKLGFTGRGEGIACEAVALLIKATK from the coding sequence ATGCGAATTGGACACGGTTTTGATGTACACGCCTTTGGTGGCGAAGGCCCAATTATCATTGGTGGCGTGCGCATTCCTTACGAAAAAGGGCTGTTGGCGCATTCTGATGGCGACGTGGCGCTGCATGCGCTGACCGATGCACTACTTGGTGCCGCGGCGCTGGGGGATATCGGCAAGCTGTTTCCGGATACCGATCCGGCATTTAAAGGTGCCGATAGCCGCGAGCTGCTACGCGAAGCCTGGCGACGCATTCAGGCGAAGGGGTATACCCTCGGCAACGTTGATGTCACTATCATCGCTCAGGCACCGAAGATGTTGCCGCACATTCCACAAATGCGCGTGTTTATTGCCGAAGATCTCGGCTGCCATATGGATGATGTTAACGTGAAAGCCACCACCACGGAAAAACTTGGATTTACCGGACGTGGGGAAGGGATTGCCTGTGAAGCAGTGGCGCTACTCATTAAGGCAACAAAATGA
- the ltnD gene encoding L-threonate dehydrogenase, which translates to MKTGSEFHVGIVGLGSMGMGAALSCVRAGLSTWGADLNANACATLKEAGACGVSDNAATFAEKLDALLVLVVNAAQVKQVLFGDKGVAQHLKPGTAVMVSSTIASADAQEIATALAAFDLEMLDAPVSGGAVKAANGEMTVMASGSDLAFERLTPVLEAVAGKVYRIGAEPGLGSTVKIIHQLLAGVHIAAGAEAMALAARAGIPLDVMYDVVTNAAGNSWMFENRMRHVVDGDYTPHSAVDIFVKELGLVADTAKALHFPLPLASTALNMFTSASNAGYGKEDDSAVIKIFSGITLPGAKS; encoded by the coding sequence ATGAAAACGGGATCTGAGTTTCATGTCGGTATCGTTGGTTTAGGGTCAATGGGGATGGGAGCGGCGCTGTCGTGTGTCCGCGCGGGTCTTTCTACCTGGGGCGCAGACCTGAACGCCAATGCCTGCGCTACGCTGAAAGAGGCTGGCGCTTGCGGGGTTTCCGATAACGCCGCGACGTTTGCCGAAAAACTGGATGCTCTGCTGGTGCTGGTGGTAAATGCGGCCCAGGTCAAACAAGTACTGTTTGGTGATAAAGGCGTTGCACAGCATCTGAAACCCGGCACGGCTGTAATGGTTTCTTCCACTATCGCCAGTGCTGATGCGCAGGAAATTGCCACTGCTCTGGCTGCGTTCGATCTGGAAATGCTGGATGCGCCAGTTTCTGGTGGCGCGGTAAAAGCCGCTAACGGTGAAATGACCGTTATGGCCTCCGGTAGTGATCTTGCCTTTGAACGCCTGACCCCCGTGCTGGAAGCCGTCGCCGGAAAAGTTTATCGCATTGGTGCAGAGCCGGGTCTGGGTTCGACAGTAAAAATTATCCACCAGTTGTTAGCTGGCGTGCATATTGCTGCCGGGGCCGAAGCGATGGCACTTGCTGCCCGTGCGGGGATCCCACTGGATGTAATGTATGACGTCGTAACCAATGCCGCCGGAAATTCGTGGATGTTCGAAAACCGGATGCGCCATGTGGTGGATGGCGATTACACCCCGCATTCTGCCGTAGATATTTTTGTGAAGGAGCTCGGGCTGGTTGCTGATACCGCTAAAGCCCTGCACTTTCCGCTGCCGCTGGCCTCAACAGCGTTGAATATGTTCACCAGCGCCAGCAACGCAGGTTACGGAAAAGAAGACGACAGCGCAGTCATCAAGATTTTCTCTGGCATCACTCTACCGGGAGCGAAATCATGA
- a CDS encoding IS256-like element IS1414 family transposase, which produces MDEKQLQALANELAKNLKTPEDLSQFDRLLKKLSVEAALNAEMTHHPGYEKNQSRPGANSRNGFSTKTVITGDGPLELRTPRDRDGTFEPQLVKKNQTRITGMDNQILSLYAKGMTTREIAAAFKELYDADVSPALISKVTDAVMEQVVEWQNRPLDAVYPIVYLDCIVLKVRQDSRVINKSVFLALGINIEGQKELLGMWLAENEGAKFWLNVLTELKNRGLNDILIACVDGLKGFPDAINTVYPKARIQLCIVHMVRNSLRFVSWKDYKAVTRDLKAIYQAPTEEAGQQALEAFAAAWDCRYPQISRSWQANWPNLATFFAYPTDIRKVIYTTNAIESLNSVIRHALKKRKVFPTDDSVKKVVWLAIQSASQKWTMPLKDWRMAMSRFIIEFGDRLDGHF; this is translated from the coding sequence ATGGACGAAAAACAGTTACAGGCTCTGGCTAACGAACTGGCCAAAAACCTCAAAACCCCTGAAGACCTCAGTCAGTTTGATCGGCTGCTGAAAAAGCTCAGCGTTGAAGCCGCTCTCAATGCAGAGATGACACACCATCCTGGGTATGAGAAAAATCAGTCCAGACCAGGAGCTAACTCCCGCAACGGTTTTTCCACAAAGACCGTTATCACAGGCGACGGTCCACTGGAACTGCGTACTCCGCGCGATCGTGACGGTACCTTCGAACCACAACTGGTAAAGAAAAATCAGACCCGTATTACCGGGATGGATAACCAGATCCTCTCGTTGTATGCCAAAGGGATGACCACCCGTGAGATAGCTGCTGCGTTCAAAGAACTGTATGACGCAGATGTTTCACCGGCACTGATATCAAAGGTTACCGATGCCGTGATGGAGCAGGTTGTAGAATGGCAAAACCGACCACTGGATGCTGTTTACCCCATTGTTTATCTTGACTGTATCGTCCTGAAAGTTCGGCAGGACAGTCGCGTCATCAACAAATCGGTGTTCCTGGCACTGGGCATCAATATCGAAGGTCAGAAAGAACTGCTGGGTATGTGGCTGGCCGAAAATGAAGGGGCGAAGTTCTGGCTCAATGTGCTGACTGAACTGAAAAACCGCGGTCTGAACGATATCCTCATCGCCTGTGTGGATGGCCTGAAAGGCTTCCCGGATGCCATCAACACAGTATATCCGAAGGCCCGCATCCAGTTATGCATCGTGCATATGGTGCGCAACAGCCTGCGCTTCGTGTCATGGAAGGACTACAAAGCCGTCACTCGCGACCTGAAAGCGATTTATCAGGCTCCCACGGAAGAGGCAGGCCAGCAGGCACTGGAAGCGTTCGCTGCGGCCTGGGACTGTCGCTATCCTCAGATAAGCCGAAGCTGGCAGGCTAACTGGCCGAATCTTGCCACGTTCTTCGCTTATCCAACGGACATCCGCAAAGTGATCTATACGACGAATGCCATCGAGTCGCTAAACAGCGTGATCCGCCATGCGCTCAAAAAGCGTAAAGTGTTCCCGACAGACGACTCGGTGAAAAAAGTGGTGTGGCTGGCAATCCAGTCTGCGTCCCAGAAATGGACGATGCCGTTGAAGGACTGGCGAATGGCAATGAGCCGCTTTATTATCGAGTTCGGTGACCGCCTGGACGGTCACTTCTGA
- the surE gene encoding 5'/3'-nucleotidase SurE — translation MRILLSNDDGVHAPGIQTLAKALREFADVQVVAPDRNRSGASNSLTLESSLRTFTFENGDIAVQMGTPTDCVYLGVNALMRPRPDIVVSGINAGPNLGDDVIYSGTVAAAMEGRHLGFPALAVSLDGHKHYDTAAAVTCSILRALCKEPLRTGRILNINVPDLPLDQIKGIRVTRCGTRHPADQVIPQQDPRGNTLYWIGPPGGKCDAGPGTDFAAVDEGYVSITPLHVDLTAHNAQDVVSDWLNSVGVGTQW, via the coding sequence ATGCGCATATTGCTGAGTAATGATGACGGGGTACATGCACCCGGTATACAAACGCTGGCGAAAGCCTTGCGTGAGTTTGCTGACGTTCAGGTGGTTGCCCCCGATCGTAACCGCAGCGGCGCTTCAAATTCTCTGACACTGGAATCCTCCCTGCGCACGTTTACCTTTGAAAATGGTGATATCGCCGTGCAAATGGGAACCCCGACCGATTGTGTATATCTTGGTGTGAATGCACTGATGCGTCCGCGTCCGGATATTGTGGTTTCGGGCATTAACGCCGGGCCGAATCTGGGTGATGATGTTATCTATTCCGGTACGGTGGCAGCCGCGATGGAAGGCCGTCATTTAGGTTTTCCAGCGCTGGCCGTCTCGCTTGACGGGCATAAGCATTATGACACTGCTGCGGCGGTAACCTGTTCTATTTTGCGCGCACTGTGCAAAGAGCCGCTGCGCACCGGGCGTATTCTCAATATTAACGTCCCGGATTTACCGCTGGATCAGATTAAAGGTATCCGCGTCACTCGCTGCGGTACACGACATCCGGCAGATCAAGTTATCCCGCAACAGGATCCGCGCGGTAATACGCTGTACTGGATTGGCCCGCCGGGCGGTAAGTGCGATGCCGGTCCGGGGACTGATTTTGCTGCGGTAGATGAAGGCTATGTCTCCATCACGCCGCTGCATGTAGATTTAACCGCGCACAACGCGCAAGATGTGGTTTCAGACTGGTTAAACAGCGTGGGAGTTGGCACGCAATGGTAA
- a CDS encoding DUF3561 family protein gives MRNSHNITLTNSESLTEDEETTWSLSGAVVGFVSWLCALAIPMLIYGSNTLFFFIYTWPFFLALMPVAVVVGIALHSLMDGKLRYSIVFTLVTVGIMFAALFMWLLG, from the coding sequence ATGCGTAATAGCCATAACATTACACTAACAAATAGCGAAAGCCTTACCGAAGATGAAGAAACCACATGGTCGCTGTCAGGGGCCGTGGTCGGTTTTGTCTCCTGGCTGTGCGCGCTGGCGATACCGATGTTGATTTATGGCTCTAACACGCTGTTCTTCTTTATCTATACCTGGCCTTTCTTTCTGGCGCTGATGCCCGTCGCGGTGGTGGTGGGTATTGCGCTGCATTCATTGATGGACGGAAAGCTACGCTACAGCATTGTTTTCACCCTGGTGACAGTCGGCATTATGTTTGCCGCACTGTTTATGTGGTTGCTGGGCTAA
- the ispD gene encoding 2-C-methyl-D-erythritol 4-phosphate cytidylyltransferase → MATTHLDVCAVVPAAGFGRRMQTECPKQYLSIGNQTILEHSVYALLAHPRVTRVVIAISPGDSRFAQLSLANHPQITVVDGGEERADSVLAGLKAAGDAQWVLVHDAARPCLHQDDLARLLTLSETSRTGGILAAPVRDTMKRAEPDKNAIAHTVDRNGLWHALTPQFFPRELLYDCLTRALNEGATITDEASALEYCGFHPQLVEGRADNIKVTRPEDLALAEFYFTRTIHQENT, encoded by the coding sequence ATGGCAACCACTCATTTGGATGTTTGCGCCGTGGTTCCGGCGGCCGGATTTGGCCGCCGAATGCAAACGGAATGTCCTAAGCAATATCTCTCAATAGGTAATCAAACCATTCTTGAACACTCGGTGTATGCGCTCCTGGCGCATCCCCGGGTGACGCGTGTCGTCATTGCAATAAGCCCGGGCGATAGTCGTTTTGCACAACTTTCTCTGGCGAATCATCCGCAAATCACTGTTGTTGATGGTGGTGAAGAGCGTGCCGATTCTGTGCTGGCAGGACTGAAAGCTGCTGGCGACGCGCAGTGGGTGTTGGTGCATGACGCCGCTCGTCCTTGCCTGCATCAGGATGATCTTGCACGGCTGTTAACTCTGAGCGAAACCAGCCGCACGGGGGGGATTCTTGCCGCTCCGGTGCGCGATACCATGAAACGCGCCGAACCTGATAAAAATGCCATTGCACATACCGTTGATCGCAACGGTTTATGGCACGCGCTGACGCCGCAATTTTTCCCTCGAGAGCTGTTATATGACTGCCTGACGCGTGCTTTAAATGAAGGCGCAACCATTACCGATGAAGCCTCGGCGCTGGAATATTGCGGTTTTCATCCGCAGCTTGTCGAAGGCCGTGCGGATAACATTAAAGTCACGCGCCCGGAAGATTTGGCGCTTGCTGAATTTTACTTCACCCGAACCATCCATCAGGAGAATACATAA
- the ftsB gene encoding cell division protein FtsB codes for MGKLTLLLLAILVWLQYSLWFGKNGIHDYTRVNDDVAAQQATNAKLKARNDQLFAEIDDLNGGQEALEERARNELSMTRPGETFYRLVPDASKRAQSAGQNNR; via the coding sequence ATGGGTAAACTAACGCTGCTGTTGCTGGCTATTCTGGTCTGGCTACAGTATTCGCTGTGGTTCGGTAAGAACGGTATACATGACTATACCCGCGTCAATGATGATGTGGCGGCACAGCAAGCTACAAACGCGAAACTTAAAGCGCGAAACGATCAGCTTTTTGCCGAAATTGACGATCTCAATGGCGGCCAGGAGGCGCTCGAAGAGCGTGCGCGTAATGAACTCAGCATGACCAGGCCGGGCGAAACTTTTTATCGTCTGGTGCCTGACGCGTCGAAGCGCGCGCAGTCTGCGGGGCAAAACAATCGATAA
- the otnC gene encoding 3-oxo-tetronate 4-phosphate decarboxylase — MSDFAKAEQSLREEMTRIASSFFQRGYATGSAGNLSLLLPDGNLLATPTGSCLGNLDPQRLSKVTADGEWLSGDKPSKEVLFHLALYRNNPRCKAVVHLHSTWSTALSCLQGLDSSNVIRPFTPYVVMRMGNVPLVPYYRPGDKRIAQDLAELAANHQAFLLANHGPVVCGESLQEAANNMEELEETARLIFILSDRPIRYLTADEIAELRS; from the coding sequence ATGAGCGATTTCGCAAAAGCAGAGCAGTCTTTGCGAGAAGAGATGACGCGGATTGCCAGTTCGTTCTTTCAGCGCGGCTATGCCACCGGTTCGGCTGGCAATCTGTCGCTGCTTTTGCCTGACGGGAATTTACTGGCAACGCCGACAGGTTCATGCCTGGGTAATCTCGATCCGCAGCGGCTTTCCAAAGTCACCGCGGATGGCGAATGGCTAAGTGGTGACAAACCCTCAAAAGAAGTGCTCTTTCATCTGGCGCTGTATCGCAATAATCCGCGCTGTAAAGCTGTCGTGCATTTGCACAGTACGTGGTCGACGGCACTTTCCTGCCTTCAAGGGCTGGACAGCAGTAACGTTATTCGTCCGTTCACACCGTACGTGGTGATGCGGATGGGGAACGTCCCGTTGGTGCCCTATTATCGCCCGGGCGATAAACGCATCGCACAGGATCTGGCGGAACTGGCAGCAAATCATCAGGCCTTTTTGTTAGCAAATCATGGCCCAGTGGTTTGCGGTGAAAGCCTGCAAGAAGCTGCCAACAATATGGAAGAGCTGGAGGAAACGGCCAGGCTAATTTTTATTCTCAGCGACCGCCCGATCCGCTATCTGACCGCAGATGAAATTGCGGAATTAAGGAGTTAA
- the rpoS gene encoding RNA polymerase sigma factor RpoS, translating into MSQNTLKVHDLNEDAEFDENGVEVFDEKALVEEEPSDNDLAEEELLSQGATQRVLDATQLYLGEIGYSPLLTAEEEVYFARRALRGDVASRRRMIESNLRLVVKIARRYGNRGLALLDLIEEGNLGLIRAVEKFDPERGFRFSTYATWWIRQTIERAIMNQTRTIRLPIHIVKELNVYLRTARELSHKLDHEPSAEEIAEQLDKPVDDVSRMLRLNERITSVDTPLGGDSEKALLDILADEKENGPEDTTQDDDMKQSIVKWLFELNAKQREVLARRFGLLGYEAATLEDVGREIGLTRERVRQIQVEGLRRLREILQTQGLNIEALFRE; encoded by the coding sequence ATGAGTCAGAATACGCTGAAAGTTCATGATTTAAATGAAGATGCGGAATTTGATGAGAACGGAGTTGAGGTTTTTGACGAAAAGGCCTTAGTTGAAGAGGAACCCAGTGATAACGATTTGGCCGAAGAGGAGCTGTTATCGCAGGGGGCCACACAGCGTGTGCTGGACGCGACTCAGCTTTACCTTGGTGAGATTGGTTATTCGCCACTGTTAACGGCCGAAGAAGAAGTTTATTTTGCGCGTCGCGCACTGCGTGGAGATGTCGCCTCCCGCCGCCGGATGATCGAGAGTAACTTGCGTCTGGTGGTAAAAATTGCCCGCCGTTATGGCAATCGTGGTCTGGCGTTGCTGGATCTTATCGAAGAGGGTAACCTGGGGCTGATCCGCGCGGTTGAGAAGTTTGACCCGGAACGTGGTTTCCGCTTCTCAACATACGCAACATGGTGGATTCGCCAGACGATCGAACGGGCGATTATGAACCAAACCCGTACGATTCGTTTGCCGATCCACATCGTAAAGGAGCTGAACGTTTACCTGCGAACCGCACGTGAGTTGTCCCATAAGCTGGATCACGAACCGAGCGCGGAAGAAATCGCAGAGCAACTGGATAAGCCAGTTGATGACGTCAGCCGTATGCTTCGTCTTAACGAGCGCATTACCTCGGTAGACACCCCGCTGGGTGGTGATTCCGAAAAAGCGTTGCTGGACATCCTGGCCGACGAAAAAGAGAACGGTCCGGAAGACACCACGCAAGATGACGATATGAAGCAGAGCATCGTCAAATGGCTGTTCGAACTGAACGCCAAGCAGCGTGAAGTGCTGGCACGTCGATTCGGTTTGCTGGGGTATGAAGCGGCAACACTGGAAGATGTAGGTCGTGAAATAGGCCTCACTCGAGAACGTGTTCGCCAGATTCAGGTTGAAGGCCTGCGCCGTCTGCGTGAGATTTTGCAGACTCAGGGGCTGAATATCGAAGCGCTGTTCCGCGAATAA
- the nlpD gene encoding murein hydrolase activator NlpD gives MSLVSLWLAGCSDTSNPPAPVSSVNGNAPANTNSGMLITPPPKMGTTSKTQQPQIQPVQQPQIQSTQQPQIQPVQPVTQQPVQMENGRIVYNRQYGNIPKGSYSGSTYTVKKGDTLFYIAWSTGNDFRDLAQRNNIEAPYALNVGQTLQVGNASGTPITGGNAITQADAAEQGVVIKPAQNSTVAVASQPTITYSESSGEQSANKMLPNNKPTATTVTAPVTVPTASTTEPTVSSTSTSTPISTWRWPTEGKVIETFGASEGGNKGIDIAGSKGQAIIATADGRVVYAGNALRGYGNLIIIKHNDDYLSAYAHNDTMLVREQQEVKAGQKIATMGSTGTSSTRLHFEIRYKGKSVNPLRYLPQR, from the coding sequence TTGTCACTGGTTTCGCTATGGTTGGCTGGCTGTTCTGACACATCGAATCCACCGGCACCAGTCAGTTCCGTTAACGGCAATGCACCTGCAAATACCAATTCAGGTATGTTGATTACGCCACCGCCGAAAATGGGGACGACGTCTAAAACGCAGCAACCGCAAATTCAGCCGGTACAGCAGCCACAAATTCAATCTACGCAACAACCACAAATCCAGCCGGTGCAGCCTGTCACTCAGCAACCGGTGCAAATGGAAAATGGGCGTATCGTCTACAACCGTCAGTACGGGAATATTCCGAAAGGCAGTTATAGCGGTAGTACTTATACCGTGAAAAAAGGCGACACACTTTTCTATATTGCCTGGAGCACCGGTAACGATTTCCGCGATCTCGCCCAACGTAATAATATTGAGGCACCATACGCGTTGAACGTAGGTCAGACTTTACAGGTTGGCAATGCTTCTGGCACGCCAATCACTGGCGGAAATGCCATTACCCAGGCGGATGCAGCAGAGCAAGGAGTTGTGATCAAGCCTGCACAAAATTCCACCGTTGCTGTTGCGTCGCAACCGACAATTACGTATTCTGAATCTTCGGGTGAACAGAGTGCTAACAAAATGTTGCCGAACAACAAGCCAACTGCGACCACGGTCACAGCGCCTGTAACTGTACCAACAGCAAGCACAACCGAGCCGACTGTCAGCAGTACATCAACCAGTACGCCGATTTCCACCTGGCGCTGGCCAACTGAGGGCAAAGTGATTGAAACCTTTGGCGCTTCTGAGGGAGGCAACAAGGGGATTGATATCGCAGGTAGCAAAGGACAGGCAATTATCGCGACCGCAGATGGCCGCGTTGTTTATGCCGGTAATGCGCTGCGCGGCTACGGTAATCTGATTATCATCAAGCATAATGATGATTACCTGAGTGCCTACGCCCATAACGACACAATGCTGGTCCGGGAACAACAAGAAGTGAAGGCGGGGCAAAAAATAGCAACCATGGGTAGCACCGGAACCAGTTCAACACGATTGCATTTTGAAATTCGTTACAAGGGGAAATCCGTAAACCCGCTGCGTTATTTACCGCAGCGATAA
- the ltrA gene encoding group II intron reverse transcriptase/maturase → MQQKTHRDPEAGERGEAPNAALPGAETVQAPTNRESPSSTVWLMEAICEPVNLRQALKRVKANKGAAGVDGMRVSELPDYLRHHWPELKAQLLSGRYRPSPVRRVSIPKPGGGERLLGIPTVVDRFIQQAMMQVLQAQWDSSFSDNSYGFRPGRSAHQAVIQAREHIGAGYHWVVDLDLEKFFDRVNHDVLMSRIEKRVSDKRVLSLIRRFLNAGVMDAGLVRPVTEGTPQGGPLSPLLSNLLLDDLDKELEKRGLKFVRYADDCNVYVKSERAGNRIMAGLTHWLSHKLKLKVNAKKSAVARPETRKFLGYSFIRGRKVWCVVSPESIKRFKMRIRALTGRNTGRSLEQLTQPLRRYLTGWKSYYGLNQRPSLMRELNGWIRRRLRSILWKQWKTGRNRFRELRSRGVSKDLAAQTAGSCHKEWRISCSPALNIALPNKLFSRLGLPEV, encoded by the coding sequence ATGCAGCAGAAAACGCATCGCGACCCTGAGGCCGGGGAACGGGGTGAAGCCCCGAACGCCGCCCTTCCGGGGGCTGAAACCGTGCAGGCACCGACGAACAGAGAAAGTCCGTCGTCAACAGTGTGGCTGATGGAAGCCATTTGTGAACCAGTCAATCTCAGGCAAGCCCTGAAAAGAGTTAAAGCCAACAAAGGTGCAGCGGGAGTCGATGGTATGCGCGTAAGCGAACTGCCGGACTACCTGAGGCACCACTGGCCAGAGCTGAAAGCGCAACTGCTGTCCGGCAGATACCGCCCATCTCCTGTGAGAAGAGTGTCCATACCGAAGCCCGGCGGCGGCGAACGTCTGCTGGGCATCCCGACGGTGGTGGATCGCTTCATCCAGCAGGCGATGATGCAGGTATTGCAGGCACAGTGGGATAGCTCGTTCAGCGACAACAGCTACGGGTTCCGTCCCGGTCGTTCGGCCCACCAGGCAGTGATACAAGCCCGGGAACATATCGGGGCCGGGTATCACTGGGTGGTCGACCTCGATCTGGAGAAGTTCTTCGACCGGGTAAATCACGATGTGCTGATGAGCCGGATAGAGAAACGAGTATCGGATAAACGGGTGTTGTCACTTATCCGCAGGTTCCTGAATGCAGGGGTGATGGACGCAGGTCTGGTAAGGCCGGTGACAGAAGGAACGCCGCAGGGCGGCCCACTGTCGCCGCTGCTATCGAACCTGCTGCTTGACGACCTCGACAAGGAACTGGAGAAACGTGGTCTGAAGTTCGTGCGGTACGCAGACGACTGTAATGTCTACGTGAAAAGCGAACGGGCAGGCAACCGGATCATGGCGGGGTTGACGCACTGGCTGAGCCATAAACTGAAGCTGAAGGTCAACGCGAAGAAGAGTGCTGTAGCACGCCCTGAAACGCGCAAGTTCCTTGGATACAGCTTCATAAGGGGGCGGAAGGTATGGTGCGTGGTATCGCCGGAGTCGATAAAACGGTTCAAAATGCGGATAAGAGCACTGACCGGACGCAACACAGGGAGAAGCCTTGAACAGCTAACTCAGCCGCTAAGACGATATCTGACGGGCTGGAAAAGTTACTACGGGCTGAACCAGAGGCCATCGCTGATGCGAGAGCTGAACGGATGGATAAGGCGCAGGCTGCGAAGCATACTCTGGAAACAGTGGAAAACGGGCCGCAACCGCTTCAGGGAGTTGCGCAGTCGAGGCGTAAGCAAGGACCTTGCGGCGCAAACAGCAGGAAGCTGCCATAAAGAGTGGCGGATAAGCTGTAGTCCGGCACTGAATATAGCACTCCCCAATAAGCTGTTCTCCAGACTGGGCCTGCCAGAAGTATAG
- the pcm gene encoding protein-L-isoaspartate O-methyltransferase yields MVSRRVQALLDQLRAQGIQDEQVLNALAAVPREKFIDEAFEQKAWDNIALPIGQGQTISQPYMVARMTELLELTPQSRVLEIGTGSGYQTAILAHLVQHVCSVERIKGLQWQARRRLKNLDLHNVSTRHGDGWQGWQARAPFDAIIVTAAPPEIPTALMTQLDEGGILVLPVGEEHQYLKRVRRRGGEFIIDTVEAVRFVPLVKGELA; encoded by the coding sequence ATGGTAAGCAGACGCGTACAAGCACTTCTGGATCAATTACGTGCGCAAGGTATTCAGGATGAGCAGGTGTTGAACGCACTTGCCGCCGTGCCGCGTGAAAAATTCATTGATGAAGCGTTTGAACAAAAAGCCTGGGACAATATCGCGTTGCCGATAGGTCAGGGGCAGACAATTTCGCAGCCGTACATGGTGGCGCGAATGACCGAATTACTCGAACTGACGCCGCAGTCGCGGGTGCTGGAAATCGGCACCGGTTCGGGCTATCAAACGGCAATCCTGGCACATCTTGTCCAGCATGTATGTTCGGTTGAACGGATTAAAGGATTGCAGTGGCAGGCGCGTCGCCGCCTGAAAAATCTTGATTTACATAATGTTTCAACCCGTCACGGCGATGGATGGCAAGGTTGGCAAGCACGTGCGCCGTTTGACGCTATCATTGTAACGGCAGCACCGCCCGAAATTCCTACTGCACTAATGACGCAACTGGATGAAGGCGGGATTCTCGTCTTGCCGGTAGGGGAAGAGCACCAGTATTTGAAGCGGGTGCGTCGTCGCGGGGGCGAATTTATTATCGATACCGTAGAGGCCGTGCGCTTTGTTCCCTTAGTGAAGGGGGAGCTGGCTTAA